One Epidermidibacterium keratini DNA segment encodes these proteins:
- a CDS encoding aldo/keto reductase has translation MAQLATRTFGSSSLAVTTVGLGCNNFGRAGTATQSLDGTRAVLDRAIDAGVTFLDTADIYGAHPGDSELLMGEVLHGRRDEVVIATKFGHQQVDIEGTESWGMKGTASYVRNALDASLRRLQTDHVDLYQMHTPDPYVPIGETLEALDEQVKAGKALHIGHSNFSPEQVAEAQQVAEENGFTAFISAQNNYSLAHREPEDGLLEACEAAGLGFLPFYPLANGLLTGKYTRSDRPSGTRLSELKPELLDHVDWDQLEALQKICDDAGVSMLQGAIGWLLSRPVVTSVIAGATKPEQVVQNAKAADVELGPDVVKAMDTLFPR, from the coding sequence ATGGCCCAACTCGCAACCCGGACGTTTGGAAGCTCTAGCCTCGCGGTAACCACGGTCGGATTGGGGTGCAACAACTTCGGCCGCGCTGGGACCGCGACGCAGAGCCTCGACGGGACCCGCGCCGTACTCGATCGAGCCATCGACGCTGGTGTCACCTTCCTGGATACGGCCGACATCTACGGCGCTCATCCTGGCGACTCCGAGCTGCTCATGGGCGAGGTGCTACATGGACGCCGCGACGAGGTGGTCATCGCCACGAAGTTCGGCCACCAGCAGGTCGACATCGAGGGCACCGAGTCGTGGGGGATGAAGGGTACGGCGTCGTACGTCCGCAACGCGCTTGATGCATCACTGCGACGACTGCAGACCGACCACGTCGATCTATACCAGATGCACACTCCGGACCCGTATGTGCCGATCGGTGAGACCCTAGAAGCCCTCGACGAGCAGGTCAAGGCCGGAAAAGCCTTACATATCGGCCATTCCAACTTCTCACCCGAGCAGGTCGCCGAAGCCCAGCAGGTCGCAGAAGAGAACGGGTTCACCGCGTTCATCTCGGCGCAGAACAACTACTCGCTCGCCCATCGCGAGCCCGAGGACGGGCTCCTGGAGGCCTGCGAAGCGGCGGGCCTCGGGTTCTTGCCGTTTTACCCGCTGGCCAACGGACTGCTCACCGGCAAGTACACCCGCTCGGACCGGCCCTCGGGGACCCGGTTGAGCGAGCTCAAGCCAGAGCTGCTCGACCATGTCGACTGGGACCAGCTCGAGGCGCTGCAGAAGATCTGCGACGACGCGGGCGTCTCGATGCTGCAGGGGGCAATCGGCTGGCTGCTGTCACGCCCGGTCGTCACCAGCGTGATCGCCGGCGCTACCAAGCCTGAGCAGGTCGTGCAGAACGCCAAAGCAGCCGACGTCGAGCTAGGCCCCGATGTCGTGAAGGCCATGGACACGCTCTTTCCACGGTAG
- a CDS encoding DUF5318 family protein — MIQRGFVDYTLRRRALLREFAEGRVSRDEVCDAQSYLKQAARFHGEPAGQSCPVCGDAGLALVHYVYGDRWKVGSGQAKAAREIAQMSETMSDFNVYVVEVCQQCGWNHLRESFSTGIEQAPRRSRRRTPAKPNVAVDLNDL, encoded by the coding sequence ATGATTCAGCGCGGTTTCGTCGACTACACCTTGCGGCGTCGCGCGCTCCTTCGCGAGTTCGCCGAGGGGCGCGTGAGCCGTGATGAGGTATGCGATGCGCAGTCCTACCTCAAGCAGGCCGCCCGCTTCCACGGCGAGCCGGCTGGTCAGTCGTGCCCGGTATGCGGCGACGCCGGGCTGGCGCTCGTGCACTACGTGTACGGCGACCGGTGGAAAGTCGGTTCTGGACAGGCGAAGGCGGCCCGCGAGATCGCGCAGATGTCCGAGACGATGAGTGACTTCAATGTGTACGTCGTCGAGGTGTGCCAGCAGTGCGGTTGGAACCACCTACGCGAGTCGTTCAGCACCGGCATCGAGCAGGCCCCGCGGCGCAGCCGCCGGCGTACCCCGGCAAAACCTAACGTCGCGGTCGACCTCAACGACCTTTAG
- a CDS encoding maleylpyruvate isomerase family mycothiol-dependent enzyme has translation MGRVLMDITERVAHTTAAQDEALAVVSSIPDAEYAAPSALPSWTVGHVVAHLIGNCEAQARQIEYAARGEAIEVYTGGQEFREAEIQRRAVLAPAQLRAELAAQHERFSAATQGIDESLAIAPVEYRSGTVADVVNGRWMESLVHAVDLGQPQYTWRSWDEPFCRVLIDYVLERLPADRTVRLRATNCDFDITTGTGALVNIEADIADIAGFLSDRGPSLSDEITLGPYPADH, from the coding sequence GTGGGAAGGGTCCTGATGGACATCACCGAACGCGTCGCGCACACCACCGCCGCGCAAGACGAAGCGCTCGCGGTCGTCTCGTCGATCCCCGATGCCGAGTACGCCGCACCGTCGGCCCTGCCATCGTGGACGGTCGGGCATGTCGTCGCTCACCTCATCGGCAACTGCGAGGCGCAGGCCCGCCAGATCGAGTACGCCGCACGTGGCGAGGCGATCGAGGTCTATACCGGCGGGCAGGAGTTTCGCGAAGCCGAGATCCAGCGCCGGGCGGTGCTCGCACCAGCCCAGCTGCGCGCGGAGCTGGCAGCGCAGCACGAGCGGTTTTCCGCTGCGACGCAAGGGATCGACGAAAGCTTGGCGATCGCCCCGGTGGAGTACCGCAGTGGCACCGTCGCCGACGTCGTCAACGGCCGCTGGATGGAGTCGCTCGTGCACGCGGTGGACCTCGGGCAGCCGCAGTACACCTGGCGCTCGTGGGACGAGCCGTTTTGCCGGGTGCTGATCGACTATGTCCTCGAGCGGCTCCCAGCAGATCGCACAGTACGGCTACGAGCCACTAACTGCGACTTCGACATCACGACAGGAACCGGCGCACTCGTGAATATCGAGGCGGATATCGCCGATATTGCTGGGTTCTTGTCCGACCGCGGACCGTCCTTGAGTGACGAGATCACGCTCGGCCCCTACCCCGCGGATCACTGA
- a CDS encoding histidine phosphatase family protein, translating into MSMTTEAAYRPDRIILVRHGESEGNIDDGIYETVPDHRLKMTARGREQVIETGRKLRELLGDESVRIWASPYVRTRQTAELLDLGVPMEDVRLEPRLREQDWANFQDPVKVAREKKLRNDYGHFWYRFTDGESGADVYDRVSTFLESLHRNFYDPRMARNVVLVTHGLTMRLFCMRWFYWSVEYFESISNPPNGHFVVLVKQPDQSYRLAEPFEQWNPSVIPTARERLSWEGS; encoded by the coding sequence ATGTCGATGACCACGGAGGCGGCGTACCGGCCAGACCGCATCATTCTGGTGCGCCATGGCGAATCCGAAGGCAACATCGACGACGGCATCTACGAGACCGTCCCGGACCACCGGCTGAAGATGACCGCACGCGGCCGGGAGCAGGTCATCGAGACTGGACGCAAGCTGCGCGAGCTGCTCGGCGATGAGTCTGTCCGCATCTGGGCCTCGCCGTATGTGCGCACCAGACAGACCGCCGAGCTGCTCGATCTCGGCGTACCGATGGAGGATGTGCGTCTTGAGCCCCGGTTGCGTGAGCAGGACTGGGCCAATTTCCAGGACCCGGTGAAGGTCGCCCGCGAGAAGAAACTTCGCAACGACTACGGGCATTTCTGGTATCGCTTCACAGACGGCGAGTCCGGTGCCGACGTCTACGACCGAGTCTCGACCTTCCTGGAGTCGCTGCACCGCAACTTCTATGACCCGCGTATGGCCCGCAACGTCGTACTCGTCACCCACGGCCTGACGATGCGGCTGTTTTGCATGCGGTGGTTCTACTGGAGCGTCGAGTATTTCGAGTCCATCTCCAACCCACCCAACGGACATTTCGTCGTACTCGTCAAGCAGCCTGACCAGAGCTACCGCCTCGCCGAACCCTTTGAGCAGTGGAATCCCAGTGTCATCCCCACCGCGCGGGAGCGTCTTTCGTGGGAAGGGTCCTGA
- a CDS encoding glycosyltransferase family 87 protein: MGRRAAYRYDDPRHRVIASWTDPVARAATTLLGGPWGRHAAPGRQRWWTPMRVLFAMATVTLMVAWYKQSPCAYNPWENGYQYTHMCYADSIPLWGIEGISKGAVPYFDMNPVLLPGDPNYSFGRVEYPVLTGFFMYVADKLQAPADAIISAGLADGETVNGWAAYYATTCVLLALCFYALVYFSARTAGRRIWDVAMIAAAPIVVVYGFTNWDLCAMMFLAAAMYAWSRQQPLLCGVLLGLGTAAKLYPVLMLGALLVLAVRTGKFRGFALATLGTVGGWLAVNLPVMLGAWAGWKVFLDLNRERPADYASLWNVVERLASDQQQFEFTSGLSTGTVNFLVFVAMALACAGIAWVALAAPERPRVAQLVFLIVAAFLLTNKVWSAQYSIWLLPLAVLALPRWRLIVAWQLVEGAVWVCSSLWFLQRDIYLANQQRELSGDDPKLLSGVDYEWVALFVLIRCALIIAMMALVVRDILRPQYDAVRRVGQDDPSGGEFDTAPDRFTLRRERRAVEPDTLAAP, encoded by the coding sequence GTGGGCAGACGAGCGGCGTACCGCTACGACGACCCGCGCCACCGCGTCATCGCGTCGTGGACCGACCCGGTCGCGCGCGCTGCCACAACCCTGCTGGGCGGGCCGTGGGGCAGGCACGCCGCGCCCGGCCGACAGCGCTGGTGGACCCCGATGCGGGTGCTGTTTGCGATGGCCACCGTCACGCTGATGGTGGCTTGGTACAAGCAGTCGCCGTGCGCCTACAACCCGTGGGAGAACGGCTACCAGTACACCCACATGTGCTACGCCGACTCGATCCCGCTGTGGGGTATCGAGGGCATCTCCAAAGGCGCCGTCCCCTACTTCGACATGAACCCGGTCCTGCTGCCGGGCGATCCGAACTACTCGTTCGGACGCGTGGAGTATCCGGTGCTGACCGGGTTCTTCATGTACGTCGCCGACAAGCTGCAGGCGCCCGCCGACGCGATCATCTCTGCCGGGCTGGCCGACGGCGAGACGGTCAACGGCTGGGCGGCGTACTACGCGACGACCTGCGTGCTGCTCGCACTGTGCTTCTACGCGCTGGTCTACTTCAGCGCGCGTACGGCGGGGCGGCGCATCTGGGACGTCGCGATGATTGCCGCCGCGCCGATCGTGGTCGTCTACGGGTTCACCAACTGGGACCTCTGCGCGATGATGTTCCTCGCCGCCGCGATGTACGCCTGGTCGCGTCAACAGCCGTTGCTGTGCGGCGTTCTGCTCGGGCTCGGGACGGCGGCGAAGCTCTATCCGGTGCTGATGCTCGGCGCGCTGCTCGTGCTCGCGGTGCGCACCGGGAAGTTCCGCGGTTTCGCGCTGGCCACGCTCGGCACGGTCGGCGGCTGGCTCGCGGTCAACCTGCCGGTGATGCTGGGGGCGTGGGCCGGCTGGAAGGTGTTCCTAGACCTCAACCGTGAGCGACCGGCCGACTACGCCTCGCTGTGGAACGTGGTCGAGCGGCTCGCCTCCGACCAGCAGCAGTTCGAGTTCACCTCGGGGCTCTCAACCGGCACGGTGAACTTCCTCGTCTTCGTGGCGATGGCACTGGCGTGCGCGGGGATCGCGTGGGTCGCGCTCGCGGCACCGGAGCGCCCCCGCGTCGCACAGCTGGTGTTCTTGATCGTCGCGGCGTTCTTGCTGACCAACAAGGTGTGGAGCGCGCAGTACTCGATCTGGCTGCTACCGCTGGCGGTGCTGGCCTTGCCGCGCTGGCGGCTGATCGTGGCGTGGCAGCTCGTCGAGGGCGCGGTCTGGGTGTGCTCGTCGCTGTGGTTCCTGCAGCGCGACATCTACCTGGCCAACCAGCAGCGCGAGCTCTCTGGCGACGACCCCAAGCTGCTGTCGGGCGTCGACTACGAGTGGGTCGCGCTGTTTGTGCTGATCCGCTGCGCGCTGATCATCGCGATGATGGCGCTTGTGGTGCGTGACATCCTGCGCCCGCAGTACGACGCCGTACGCCGGGTCGGGCAGGACGACCCCTCCGGCGGTGAGTTCGACACCGCTCCCGACCGTTTCACCCTGCGCCGCGAGCGTCGTGCGGTGGAACCGGACACGCTAGCGGCGCCGTAG
- a CDS encoding TIGR01777 family oxidoreductase translates to MARYTHRTVLPYDRQTVFDWHERPGALVRLTPPGLAKVESEPSDGVRNGSRATVKALAPMTMGAAGLRMVAEHVGYNPPDAFEDVQAKGPLQSWHHRRRFLEIDEGTAIEEQIDFQAPGPRVARAVPEAVIKRGIRRGFDYRERQLLDDLRFHAEHQGRRLRIVVAGSTGLVGTQLVALLGGGGHEVVRLVRSDPGPGEIGWDVKAGQIDVAGIRAADVVIHLGGTPIAGRFTDKHKRDVLDSRVDSTLLLARTLADLASDGKKRTFICASAVGYYGADRGDEILTEDSAPGSDFLAEVCQKWEAACEPARQAGVRVVNVRTGIVQSGGGGQLALQQPLFELGLGGRLGDGQQWMPWITVDDLAGLYAHIALTDGLSGPVNASAPEPVRNADYTRALAGVLRRPALLPVPSFGPKLLLGDEGAREFALAGQRISAQRALDWGYRFRHEDLRAGLSHVLAL, encoded by the coding sequence ATGGCCCGATACACCCACCGCACAGTCCTGCCCTACGACCGGCAGACCGTCTTTGACTGGCATGAGCGGCCGGGTGCGCTGGTGCGGCTCACTCCGCCAGGACTTGCGAAGGTCGAAAGCGAGCCAAGTGACGGCGTGCGCAACGGATCGCGCGCGACCGTCAAGGCCCTCGCGCCGATGACGATGGGGGCGGCTGGGCTACGGATGGTGGCCGAGCACGTGGGCTACAACCCACCCGACGCCTTCGAGGACGTCCAGGCCAAGGGGCCGTTGCAATCGTGGCATCACCGTCGCCGGTTCCTGGAGATCGACGAAGGCACGGCGATCGAGGAGCAGATCGACTTCCAGGCACCGGGCCCGCGCGTGGCGCGCGCCGTGCCCGAGGCAGTCATCAAGCGCGGGATACGACGTGGGTTCGACTACCGCGAGCGGCAGCTGCTCGATGACCTGCGGTTCCACGCCGAGCACCAAGGACGCCGACTGCGCATTGTCGTCGCAGGCTCCACCGGCCTGGTGGGGACTCAGCTCGTCGCGCTGCTCGGCGGCGGTGGACATGAGGTGGTGCGCCTCGTCCGCAGCGACCCCGGGCCCGGTGAGATCGGGTGGGACGTGAAGGCCGGCCAGATCGACGTTGCGGGAATCCGCGCCGCCGATGTCGTCATCCACCTCGGTGGTACGCCGATCGCTGGCCGCTTCACCGACAAGCACAAGCGCGACGTGCTGGACAGTCGGGTCGACTCGACCTTGCTGCTCGCGCGCACCCTCGCCGATCTTGCGTCGGACGGCAAGAAACGGACATTCATCTGCGCGAGCGCGGTCGGCTACTACGGTGCCGATCGCGGCGATGAGATCCTCACCGAAGACTCCGCGCCCGGCAGTGACTTCCTCGCTGAGGTGTGCCAGAAATGGGAGGCAGCGTGCGAGCCGGCCCGGCAGGCCGGCGTACGCGTGGTCAATGTGCGCACCGGGATCGTGCAGTCCGGTGGCGGGGGCCAGCTGGCGCTGCAGCAGCCGCTGTTCGAGCTCGGACTCGGTGGGCGTCTCGGTGACGGTCAGCAGTGGATGCCGTGGATCACCGTCGACGACCTGGCCGGCCTCTACGCACATATTGCACTCACCGACGGGCTCAGCGGCCCGGTCAACGCATCGGCGCCCGAGCCGGTCCGAAATGCCGACTACACGCGTGCGCTGGCCGGCGTACTGCGCCGACCGGCCCTGCTGCCGGTACCGTCCTTCGGTCCGAAGCTGCTGCTCGGTGACGAGGGCGCACGTGAGTTTGCCCTTGCGGGGCAACGGATCTCGGCGCAGCGAGCGTTGGACTGGGGTTACCGCTTCCGGCACGAGGATCTGCGCGCCGGACTCTCGCACGTCCTCGCCCTGTAG
- a CDS encoding transglycosylase domain-containing protein produces MRDGSNSDPGDDKSALPRAAAAHPALVPIRSRRGRSGSGAGKSRASRGRGRKIFTWVAVAAVVSVFLGSGVLGYAFQTTNVPRPEDVKISQYSTIYYASGEEMARVGVENRTLVSLDRVPKQVQQAVLAAENRSFYSDPGFSPSGIARAAWTNFTEGTTQGGSTITQQYVKKAYLTDDQTISRKFKELIIALKLERDYSKDEILEFYLNTIYFGRGAYGIEAASEVYFGKPVEQLTVEEGAVLASSIRSPAGYDPQNHPEKAADRWTYVLDGMLESDWITQEQRDAAQYPQVLPIGPGTLNKATGSDGIIVTRVKDELAALGYDEDRINREGLQVTTTIPKSSQDAAVAAVQQQLEGEPANLIPGLVSVEPTTGAIRAYYGNSEGTGFDYAGRGYRQPGSSFKPFVLAAALENGYADNSVMDGSSPQTFPDRKQPVRNSGGASCGSCTLKEAITKSLNTTFYGLSYAIGGDKVAEMAHRVGIGEKRLDTGAPTLQEDNGAVASAIGIGLYEVTVRDMASAFATYAAGGVKRTPYMVQKVTDSAGNVLYEHQDDGEQVVSSEVANDVSYALEGVASYSNDPLADGRPSAAKTGTVQLGDENNKDAWMVGYTPQLSTAVWIGSQGSDPIVTSTGKIIYGAGIPGKIWQQYMNTVLDGAEIMDMPDKALIKASKKGTSGGGSGNSSKKSSSAPAPTTEAPAPTTEAPTSQAPEPTVEAPQTTEAPAPTTQAPPPTTAPPAPTTQAPPPTQQPNAPSPGGTDRTGAPPT; encoded by the coding sequence GTGCGAGACGGATCGAACTCTGATCCCGGCGACGACAAATCAGCCCTGCCCCGCGCCGCGGCGGCACATCCGGCGTTGGTCCCGATCCGGTCGCGTCGTGGGCGCAGCGGCTCGGGCGCCGGCAAGTCTCGCGCCTCGCGTGGCCGTGGCCGGAAGATCTTCACGTGGGTTGCTGTCGCCGCGGTCGTGTCGGTCTTCTTGGGCTCGGGCGTCCTCGGTTACGCGTTCCAGACCACAAACGTTCCGCGCCCCGAAGACGTCAAGATCAGCCAGTACTCCACGATCTACTACGCATCGGGCGAAGAGATGGCTCGCGTCGGCGTCGAGAACCGCACGCTCGTGAGCCTGGATCGCGTGCCGAAGCAAGTGCAGCAGGCCGTGCTCGCGGCCGAGAACCGCTCGTTCTACAGCGACCCCGGGTTCTCCCCGAGCGGCATCGCCCGCGCCGCGTGGACAAACTTCACCGAGGGTACGACGCAGGGCGGCTCGACGATCACCCAGCAGTACGTCAAGAAGGCTTATCTGACCGACGATCAGACCATCTCGCGCAAGTTCAAAGAGCTCATCATCGCCCTGAAGCTTGAGCGCGACTACTCCAAGGACGAGATCCTCGAGTTCTACCTCAACACGATCTACTTCGGCCGCGGCGCTTACGGCATCGAGGCCGCCTCGGAGGTCTACTTCGGCAAGCCGGTCGAGCAGCTCACCGTCGAGGAGGGCGCCGTACTCGCCTCCAGCATCCGCAGCCCAGCCGGCTACGACCCGCAGAACCACCCGGAGAAGGCGGCCGACCGCTGGACGTACGTGCTCGACGGAATGCTGGAAAGCGACTGGATCACCCAAGAGCAGCGCGATGCGGCGCAGTACCCGCAGGTGCTGCCGATCGGTCCGGGCACGCTCAACAAGGCGACCGGCTCCGACGGCATTATCGTCACCCGCGTCAAGGATGAGCTCGCCGCGCTGGGCTATGACGAGGACCGGATCAACCGCGAGGGGCTGCAGGTCACCACCACGATCCCGAAGTCCTCGCAGGACGCGGCGGTCGCGGCAGTGCAGCAGCAGCTCGAGGGGGAGCCGGCAAACCTGATCCCCGGCCTGGTCTCGGTCGAGCCGACCACCGGCGCCATTCGCGCCTACTACGGCAACTCCGAGGGCACCGGATTTGACTACGCCGGACGTGGCTATCGCCAGCCCGGCTCGTCGTTCAAGCCGTTCGTGCTCGCCGCCGCCCTGGAAAACGGGTACGCCGACAACAGCGTGATGGACGGCTCGTCGCCGCAGACCTTCCCCGACCGCAAGCAGCCGGTGCGCAACTCCGGCGGGGCATCGTGCGGTTCGTGCACGCTGAAGGAAGCGATCACCAAGTCGCTCAACACGACCTTCTACGGACTGTCGTACGCGATCGGCGGCGACAAGGTCGCCGAGATGGCCCACCGGGTCGGCATCGGCGAGAAGCGCCTCGATACCGGAGCTCCCACCCTGCAGGAAGACAACGGCGCGGTCGCGTCGGCGATCGGGATCGGGCTGTACGAAGTCACCGTGAGGGACATGGCCTCGGCGTTCGCGACGTACGCCGCCGGCGGAGTCAAGCGCACGCCGTACATGGTGCAGAAGGTGACCGACTCGGCCGGAAACGTGCTCTACGAGCACCAGGACGACGGCGAGCAGGTGGTCTCGTCAGAGGTCGCCAACGATGTCTCCTACGCACTGGAGGGCGTCGCGTCGTACTCCAACGACCCGCTGGCTGACGGCCGTCCGAGCGCGGCGAAGACCGGCACCGTGCAGCTAGGCGATGAGAACAACAAGGACGCCTGGATGGTCGGCTACACGCCGCAGCTGTCGACGGCCGTCTGGATCGGCTCGCAGGGCTCGGACCCGATCGTCACCTCGACCGGCAAGATCATCTACGGCGCAGGCATTCCCGGCAAGATCTGGCAGCAGTACATGAATACCGTCCTCGACGGTGCGGAAATCATGGACATGCCGGACAAGGCGCTGATCAAGGCGTCCAAGAAGGGCACGAGCGGCGGCGGTTCGGGCAACTCGAGCAAGAAGTCATCGAGCGCTCCTGCGCCGACCACTGAAGCGCCCGCGCCGACCACCGAGGCGCCGACCTCGCAGGCGCCGGAGCCAACTGTCGAGGCGCCGCAGACCACGGAGGCGCCCGCGCCCACCACGCAGGCCCCGCCGCCCACCACCGCGCCTCCCGCGCCGACCACCCAGGCTCCGCCGCCGACGCAGCAACCCAACGCGCCTTCACCCGGCGGCACCGACCGCACCGGAGCCCCGCCCACGTAG
- a CDS encoding DNA-formamidopyrimidine glycosylase family protein, with product MPEGDTVFRAAARLHRALAGVPLTRAEIRWGERSLPDVIGRQTLEVVARGKHILHRIEGGITVHSHLRMEGTWRVVADDRLRPGELRGHAVRAIFGAAGYIAIGRKLGMLDVVRTAREQALVGHLGPDILGDDWDPEIATATIAADPRPIGEVLLDQRVLAGIGTMYDAETLFLERIPPWSAADGLGEQTIRRVVDRAHRLLMIGKEHDIPTTTGSRRRGEEVYVHARSGLECRRCGTPVRVAMIGRAPQDRTMFYCPSCQGGLAPHDNGEQQTPLGHRRTRKPYR from the coding sequence ATGCCCGAGGGCGACACCGTCTTTCGCGCTGCCGCGCGGCTGCACCGCGCGCTCGCCGGAGTGCCGCTGACCCGCGCCGAGATCCGGTGGGGTGAGCGTTCGCTGCCGGACGTCATTGGCCGTCAGACGCTCGAAGTGGTGGCTCGCGGCAAGCACATCCTGCATCGCATCGAGGGTGGCATCACGGTGCATAGCCACCTGCGGATGGAGGGCACCTGGCGCGTGGTTGCAGACGACCGCCTACGGCCGGGGGAGCTGCGAGGGCACGCGGTCCGCGCGATCTTCGGCGCCGCAGGGTATATCGCCATCGGGCGCAAGCTTGGCATGCTCGATGTGGTGCGCACCGCGCGCGAGCAGGCGCTCGTCGGTCATCTCGGTCCCGACATTCTCGGCGACGACTGGGATCCGGAGATTGCGACCGCAACGATCGCCGCTGACCCCCGACCGATCGGCGAGGTACTCCTTGATCAACGGGTGCTCGCCGGCATCGGCACGATGTACGACGCCGAGACCTTGTTCCTTGAGCGGATCCCTCCGTGGTCAGCGGCCGACGGCCTCGGCGAACAGACGATCCGGCGCGTCGTCGACCGAGCGCACCGGCTGTTGATGATCGGCAAGGAACATGACATCCCGACCACCACCGGCAGCCGGAGGCGTGGCGAGGAGGTCTACGTGCACGCCCGTTCAGGCCTGGAATGCCGGCGGTGCGGTACGCCGGTGCGGGTCGCGATGATCGGGCGCGCCCCGCAGGACCGCACCATGTTCTACTGCCCGAGCTGCCAGGGCGGGCTCGCGCCGCACGACAACGGGGAGCAGCAGACGCCGCTCGGCCATCGCCGCACCCGCAAGCCCTACCGATAG
- a CDS encoding pyridoxal phosphate-dependent aminotransferase, which yields MSSPASLSPTLAINEEIARRRASGLPVIALGFGEASVPVLPELVDRLREHAWRAAYGPVAGVDELRESIAGYLKRRDIAADPQTVVAAPGSKPILFAIIRALAGPIGLPRPSWVSYAAHVELAGFDAPRVPALAGEGGLPDPDELDTLAAARRAEGRPLVGVLITLVDNPTGTCASPEAVRRLCDVAERHGLAIVSDEIYRDVVHPGQPPVVSPAAIAPDISYVTGGLSKSLAVGGWRLGFARFPSTADGQRVQREATRAASEIWSAAAMPVQYAAAWALEDPPQVQARIADANRLHGVVANEVTRRFVDAGAEVTAPTGAFYLYPRFESGTGGAQTSEQLAGVLLDEHGVATLPGTAFGDLPERLTLRIATPMLYGQDLDQRQAALDADDPLSLPWIAADLDAISIALAAVTAGNR from the coding sequence ATGTCCTCGCCTGCATCGCTCTCGCCGACACTTGCCATCAACGAGGAGATCGCGCGCCGACGTGCGTCCGGGTTGCCGGTGATCGCCTTGGGTTTCGGTGAAGCGAGCGTGCCGGTGTTACCCGAGCTCGTCGACCGACTGCGTGAGCACGCGTGGCGGGCGGCGTACGGCCCGGTCGCAGGCGTCGACGAGCTGCGCGAGTCCATCGCCGGCTACCTCAAACGACGCGATATCGCTGCCGATCCGCAGACCGTTGTCGCCGCGCCGGGCAGCAAGCCGATCCTGTTTGCCATCATCCGGGCGCTGGCCGGGCCCATCGGGCTCCCACGGCCGAGCTGGGTCAGCTACGCGGCGCATGTCGAGCTGGCCGGCTTCGATGCCCCTCGGGTGCCGGCCCTCGCCGGTGAGGGCGGGCTGCCCGATCCGGATGAGCTAGACACGCTGGCCGCAGCGCGTCGCGCCGAAGGACGGCCGCTGGTCGGCGTACTCATCACGCTGGTCGACAACCCGACCGGCACCTGCGCCTCCCCGGAGGCAGTACGCCGGCTGTGCGACGTCGCCGAACGCCACGGTCTGGCCATCGTCAGTGACGAGATCTACCGCGATGTCGTGCATCCGGGGCAGCCACCGGTAGTGAGCCCGGCGGCGATCGCGCCCGACATCTCCTACGTGACAGGCGGTCTGAGCAAAAGTCTGGCCGTCGGCGGCTGGCGGCTGGGTTTCGCGCGGTTCCCGTCGACCGCCGACGGGCAGCGCGTCCAGCGCGAGGCGACCCGAGCGGCCAGCGAGATCTGGTCCGCGGCCGCGATGCCCGTGCAGTACGCCGCCGCGTGGGCGCTCGAGGACCCGCCGCAGGTGCAGGCGCGCATCGCTGATGCCAACCGGTTGCACGGCGTCGTCGCCAACGAGGTCACGCGACGGTTCGTCGACGCCGGCGCCGAGGTCACTGCGCCGACGGGAGCCTTCTATCTCTATCCACGCTTTGAATCCGGCACCGGCGGTGCGCAGACAAGTGAGCAGCTGGCCGGCGTACTGCTCGACGAGCACGGCGTCGCCACCTTGCCGGGTACGGCGTTCGGCGACCTGCCCGAGCGGCTGACCCTGCGGATCGCCACCCCGATGCTCTACGGGCAGGACCTCGACCAGCGCCAGGCCGCGCTCGATGCCGATGACCCGCTGAGCCTGCCGTGGATAGCTGCGGACCTGGACGCGATCTCGATCGCTCTCGCGGCGGTCACCGCCGGGAATCGGTGA